A single genomic interval of Suncus etruscus isolate mSunEtr1 chromosome 12, mSunEtr1.pri.cur, whole genome shotgun sequence harbors:
- the KNSTRN gene encoding small kinetochore-associated protein, whose amino-acid sequence MKARATSKSLLPVKSKEVDASKPLSLGASESDVTRNIRQKRETGQVKAVDTAVKRNIKKGCKPEGKQKSEEELPDKTQVSEIINKQLHQKLTEIQGELKKLTQRVELLEKFQENCLAILECKSNDSDCATLTAQQDSTTDHMDSMLLLETLQDELKLFNETARKQMEDLQALKVKLKMKEEARAQFLEQQTLCHSQISDFTAVLEEIEQILEM is encoded by the exons ATGAAAGCTCGAGCCACTTCTAAGAGCCTCTTACCTGTTAAATCCAAAGAAGTTGATGCTTCCAAACCTCTTTCTTTAGGGGCTTCAGAGAGTGATGTCACAAGAAACATCAGACAGAAACGAGAAACAGG TCAGGTGAAAGCCGTGGATACTGCTGTCAAGAGAAACATCAAAAAGGG GTGCAAACCAGAGGGTAAGCAGAAGTCAGAGGAAGAACTCccagataaaacccaggtctcaGAGATCATCAATAAGCAATTGCACCAGAAATTGACTGAAATCCAG GGAGAACTGAAGAAACTAACCCAAAGGGTGGAGCTGCTGGAGAAGTTTCAAGAGAATTGTTTGGCAATTTTGGAGTGCAAAAGCAATGACTCAG ACTGTGCGACTCTGACAGCACAGCAGGACTCCACCACGGATCATATGGACTCAATG TTGCTGTTAGAAACTTTGCAAGATGAACTGAAGCTCTTTAATGAAACAGCCAGAAAGCAGATGGAGGACTTACAG GCCTTAAAAGTCAAGTTAAAGATGAAAGAAGAGGCGAGAGCCCAGTTCTTGGAGCAGCAGACCCTATGTCACAGTCAAATAAGTGATTTCACAGCAGTGCTTGAAGAAATAGAGCAGATACTAGAAATGTGA